A window of the Citrus sinensis cultivar Valencia sweet orange chromosome 9, DVS_A1.0, whole genome shotgun sequence genome harbors these coding sequences:
- the LOC102624020 gene encoding endoglucanase 11-like, with amino-acid sequence MEEKRQEQCVVVKQPKYFQISFGLLFYMMALTLPLIVQCHDSFNYGDALSKSLLYFESQRSGRLPHNQRVTWRHHSGLTDGLEQGVDLVGGYYDAGDNVKFGLPMAFTITMLSWGVIQYGGEISDAGEYHHAIEAIKWGTDYFIKAHTHPHVLWVEVGDGDTDHYCWQRPEDMTTSRRAYKVDERNPGSDVAGETAAAMAAASIVFRKLNPHYSHLLLHHAQQLFEFGDKYRGKYDSSIEVVKGYYPSVSGYMDELLWAAVWLYKATDNEAYLKYVLDNADRFGGITWAITEFSWDVKYAGVQIIASMVNNHKEHEQVLERYRSKAEFYLCACLNKNNETNVDRTPGGLLYIRQWDNMQYVSTAAFLLTVYGDYLQSTNQTLKCDRGTLTPRELFDFAKSQVDYILGSNPMAVSYLVGYGSKFPQRMHHRGGSTVSYKQDQGFIGCTQGYDDWFKRLDPNPNVVVGALVGGPDEKDQFRDERSNFVQTEACTYNTATLVGVFAKLRRLYSLGSHTDNLLIASS; translated from the exons ATGGAGGAGAAAAGACAAGAGCAGTGCGTGGTGGTGAAGCAACCAAAATATTTCCAAATTTCAtttggtttattattttacatgatGGCTCTGACCTTACCCCTAATAGTACAATGTCATGACTCCTTCAACTACGGCGATGCTCTCTCCAAGAGTCTCCTCTACTTCGAATCACAACGCTCCGGCCGGTTGCCGCACAACCAAAGAGTCACCTGGCGCCACCACTCCGGCCTCACCGACGGCCTAGAACAAGGA GTGGACTTGGTGGGAGGGTACTATGATGCTGGTGACAATGTGAAGTTTGGTTTGCCAATGGCATTTACTATAACTATGCTCTCCTGGGGAGTTATTCAGTATGGTGGAGAAATTTCCGACGCTGGCGAGTATCATCATGCAATCGAGGCCATCAAGTGGGGAACTGATTATTTCATCAAAGCTCACACTCACCCTCATGTATTATGGGTTGAG GTGGGTGATGGAGACACCGATCACTACTGTTGGCAGCGGCCGGAAGACATGACGACGTCGCGGCGTGCTTACAAAGTAGACGAGAGAAACCCCGGCTCGGATGTCGCCGGAGAGACGGCAGCGGCAATGGCGGCAGCATCAATTGTGTTTAGGAAACTAAACCCACATTACTCTCACCTACTATTGCACCACGCGCAACAG TTGTTTGAGTTTGGTGACAAGTACAGAGGGAAATACGACAGTAGTATAGAGGTAGTGAAGGGGTACTATCCGTCGGTTAGTGGATACATGGACGAGTTGTTATGGGCGGCTGTGTGGCTATACAAGGCAACCGACAACGAGGCGTATTTGAAGTACGTGCTTGATAATGCCGATCGTTTTGGTGGGATCACTTGGGCCATTACTGAATTTAGCTGGGATGTTAAGTACGCTGGCGTTCAAATCATCGCTTCAATGGTGAATAATCACAAGGAACACGAGCAAGTTCTTGAACGATACCGTTCGAAAGCTGAATTTTATCTCTGTGCGTGCCTTAACAAGAACAATGAGACCAACGTGGATCGCACCCCGGGAGGCCTACTGTACATCCGCCAATGGGACAACATGCAGTACGTGTCAACGGCTGCGTTTCTGCTCACTGTTTACGGTGATTACCTTCAGTCAACAAATCAGACGCTTAAGTGCGACCGCGGCACGTTGACCCCCCGGGAACTCTTTGACTTTGCCAAATCACAGGTTGATTACATCTTGGGCTCTAATCCAATGGCGGTCAGTTACTTGGTAGGCTATGGTTCAAAGTTCCCTCAAAGAATGCACCACAGAGGAGGTTCTACCGTGTCTTACAAACAGGACCAGGGTTTTATCGGGTGCACCCAGGGGTATGATGATTGGTTTAAACGGCTTGATCCCAACCCGAATGTTGTTGTTGGGGCCCTCGTCGGTGGGCCCGACGAGAAGGATCAGTTTCGAGATGAACGGTCGAACTTTGTGCAGACAGAGGCCTGCACGTATAATACCGCAACACTAGTCGGAGTTTTTGCTAAATTACGTAGATTATACAGCCTTGGTTCGCATACtgataatctcttgattgcTTCCAGCTAA